The following coding sequences are from one Desulfosporosinus orientis DSM 765 window:
- a CDS encoding P-II family nitrogen regulator, with the protein MKKIEAIIRPGKLDNVKDALGAHGVNGLTVTQVIGCGKQKGNTQVYRGVEYTIHLIPKVKIEVVVNDKDVDKVIEVITQVARTGEIGDGKIFVSSIENVYTIRTGDSGEKAL; encoded by the coding sequence ATGAAGAAAATTGAGGCGATTATTCGGCCTGGGAAGCTGGACAATGTTAAAGATGCTTTAGGGGCGCATGGAGTTAATGGTTTAACGGTAACTCAAGTCATTGGATGTGGAAAACAAAAAGGAAATACCCAGGTTTATCGGGGAGTAGAGTATACTATTCATCTTATTCCCAAGGTGAAAATTGAAGTCGTAGTCAATGATAAAGATGTGGATAAAGTCATTGAGGTTATTACCCAAGTAGCACGAACCGGAGAAATAGGTGATGGAAAGATCTTTGTTTCATCAATAGAGAATGTCTACACCATAAGAACAGGAGACAGCGGCGAAAAAGCGCTATAG